Proteins from a genomic interval of Marmoricola sp. OAE513:
- a CDS encoding exodeoxyribonuclease III — protein MRIATWNVNSLRSRIDRVEAFLDRHEIDVLAVQETKAKEEQLPLMGLQARGYEIAAAGFSQWNGVALISRVGLEDIEVGFPDMPLFDGAAEARAIGARVGGDTGGGGVKIWSLYVPNGRKIGDPHYVYKLDWLARLRTAAATWTDTPTALVGDWNIAPTDEDVFDVAQFATSTHVTPPERAAFQAFLDSGYAEVTRAHTPGPDVYTYWDYYRQRFERNRGLRIDFVLGSQPFAERVTGAFIDTDERDPAQGTGSPSDHAPVVVDLAD, from the coding sequence GTGCGCATCGCAACCTGGAACGTCAACTCCCTCCGCTCCCGCATCGATCGCGTCGAGGCCTTTCTCGACCGCCACGAGATCGACGTCCTGGCGGTCCAGGAGACCAAGGCGAAGGAGGAGCAGCTCCCGCTGATGGGGCTGCAGGCACGCGGTTACGAGATCGCTGCTGCTGGCTTCAGCCAGTGGAACGGCGTGGCGCTGATCTCCCGCGTCGGGCTCGAGGACATCGAGGTCGGGTTCCCGGACATGCCGCTGTTCGACGGCGCTGCAGAAGCCCGCGCCATCGGAGCCCGGGTCGGCGGTGACACCGGGGGCGGCGGCGTGAAGATCTGGTCGCTGTACGTCCCCAACGGTCGCAAGATCGGCGACCCGCACTACGTCTACAAGCTCGACTGGTTGGCCAGGCTGCGCACCGCCGCCGCGACCTGGACCGACACCCCCACCGCGCTCGTCGGCGACTGGAACATCGCCCCGACCGACGAGGACGTCTTCGACGTCGCGCAGTTCGCGACCTCGACCCACGTCACTCCCCCGGAGCGGGCCGCCTTCCAGGCGTTCCTGGACAGCGGATACGCCGAGGTCACCCGCGCCCACACGCCCGGACCGGACGTCTACACCTACTGGGACTACTACCGGCAGCGCTTCGAGCGGAACCGCGGCCTGCGGATCGACTTCGTGCTGGGGTCGCAGCCGTTCGCCGAGCGGGTGACGGGCGCGTTCATCGACACCGACGAGCGCGACCCCGCGCAGGGCACGGGCAGTCCGAGCGACCACGCCCCCGTGGTCGTCGACCTGGCCGACTAA
- a CDS encoding HNH endonuclease signature motif containing protein translates to MTSRLIGDNAAHPLESLVLGLEELTATSHGAPAWTLTSSQLADLLPRLVVAENRLAAVRLAMLAEADRHQIGDSVGAANTGAWFANVTRADKPAAHRSVALARTLDDDVHAATRDALERGEVSVEQAAAVLRKVEALPRDLVDPETRARAEKDLVALAEHHNPRELGILGRRILDVIAPEIAEEAERRALEAEEREAASKAYFRMHSDGNGSMVGRFKIPMLAGSILAKHLTAIAAPKHQVAVHGAVPTDPETGERLDRSMRLGAAFVEYLETRSAAGMPRAGGVPAVAVVTMTLESLLGGARAATLDNGERISAGEARRLACEAGIIPLVLGGRSEPLDLGRSRRFHSTAQRIAIGVRDGGCVVEGCDATAEMSHIHHLRSWASGGPTTVEDGVMICPRHHRFAHDDRFVLEPRFGGKYRIVRQT, encoded by the coding sequence ATGACCTCGAGACTGATCGGCGACAACGCGGCGCACCCGCTGGAGTCGCTGGTCCTTGGTCTCGAGGAGCTGACGGCCACCTCCCACGGCGCTCCCGCATGGACTCTCACGTCGAGCCAGCTCGCTGACCTGCTGCCCCGACTCGTGGTCGCGGAGAACAGGCTCGCGGCCGTCCGGCTCGCGATGCTCGCGGAGGCCGATCGCCACCAGATCGGGGACAGCGTCGGGGCCGCCAACACGGGAGCCTGGTTCGCGAACGTGACTCGCGCCGACAAGCCCGCCGCTCACCGGTCCGTGGCACTGGCCCGGACCCTCGACGACGACGTCCACGCAGCGACCAGAGATGCACTCGAGCGCGGCGAGGTCTCCGTCGAGCAAGCGGCTGCCGTCCTGCGGAAGGTCGAGGCCCTTCCGCGCGACCTCGTCGACCCCGAGACCCGCGCGCGGGCGGAGAAAGACCTCGTCGCCCTCGCCGAGCACCACAACCCCAGGGAGCTCGGGATCCTCGGCCGTCGGATCCTCGACGTGATCGCTCCCGAGATCGCCGAAGAGGCCGAACGCCGAGCCCTGGAGGCCGAAGAGCGCGAGGCTGCTTCGAAGGCTTACTTCCGGATGCACTCGGACGGCAACGGGTCGATGGTCGGACGCTTCAAGATCCCGATGCTCGCCGGGTCCATCCTCGCCAAGCACCTCACGGCGATCGCCGCACCGAAGCACCAGGTCGCCGTGCACGGTGCCGTTCCGACCGACCCCGAGACCGGAGAACGGCTCGATCGATCGATGCGCCTCGGAGCCGCGTTCGTGGAGTACCTCGAGACCCGTTCCGCTGCCGGCATGCCGCGCGCAGGTGGTGTTCCGGCTGTCGCCGTGGTCACGATGACGCTCGAGTCGCTGCTCGGAGGCGCCCGCGCAGCCACCCTGGACAACGGCGAGCGCATCTCCGCCGGGGAGGCCCGCCGACTGGCGTGCGAGGCCGGCATCATCCCGCTGGTCCTCGGCGGCCGGTCGGAGCCGCTCGACCTGGGCCGGAGCCGACGGTTCCACAGCACCGCGCAGCGGATCGCGATCGGCGTCCGGGACGGGGGCTGCGTCGTCGAGGGCTGCGATGCGACAGCCGAGATGTCGCACATCCACCACCTGAGGTCCTGGGCCAGCGGCGGTCCGACGACGGTCGAGGACGGCGTGATGATCTGCCCGCGCCACCACCGGTTCGCCCATGACGACCGCTTCGTCCTGGAGCCGCGCTTCGGCGGCAAGTACCGGATCGTCAGGCAGACCTAG
- a CDS encoding oxygenase MpaB family protein → MTLLEDEPTPAPAAPVARAAVPDTSQADFGLADYIGEAALLLGAGSTVMNQLALYGVGKGVAVHSNTLDRPLDRLRTTLTYVYVMTLGTEEERSAVARMVNRAHRGVRGEGYSAHDPQLQLWVAATLAQNGEFIYEKTFGPMSEATRERSYAEAQIFGNALQVAPEMWPATRADFTTYWQDMQGEFSSDPEIRSYVKALLSTRGAPLVMRPGIVLQNLLTRGNLEPHVREVLGMSWSRLDQRLYDAFWVFFRAVYPRVPKVLRTLHARLVVRGMRKRLKEGRRVI, encoded by the coding sequence ATGACCCTCCTCGAGGATGAGCCGACACCGGCGCCTGCCGCACCCGTCGCGCGGGCCGCCGTGCCCGACACGTCGCAGGCCGACTTCGGTCTGGCCGACTACATCGGCGAAGCGGCGCTGCTCCTCGGCGCCGGTTCCACGGTGATGAACCAGCTCGCCCTGTACGGCGTCGGCAAGGGCGTGGCAGTGCACTCCAACACCCTGGACCGGCCGCTCGACCGGCTGCGCACCACGCTGACCTACGTCTACGTGATGACGTTGGGCACCGAGGAGGAGCGATCGGCCGTTGCCCGGATGGTGAACCGGGCGCATCGCGGTGTGCGCGGCGAGGGCTACAGCGCGCACGACCCGCAGCTGCAGCTCTGGGTCGCCGCGACGCTCGCGCAGAACGGCGAGTTCATCTACGAGAAGACATTCGGCCCGATGAGCGAGGCCACCCGCGAGCGGTCCTACGCCGAGGCCCAGATCTTCGGCAACGCCCTCCAGGTCGCGCCCGAGATGTGGCCGGCGACGCGGGCCGACTTCACGACGTACTGGCAGGACATGCAGGGCGAGTTCAGCTCGGACCCGGAGATCCGGTCCTACGTGAAGGCGCTGCTGAGCACCCGAGGTGCGCCGCTGGTGATGAGGCCCGGCATCGTGCTGCAGAACCTGCTGACCCGGGGCAACCTCGAGCCACACGTGCGCGAGGTGCTCGGGATGTCCTGGTCGCGGCTCGACCAGCGCCTGTACGACGCGTTCTGGGTCTTCTTCCGCGCCGTCTACCCGCGGGTGCCGAAGGTCCTGCGCACCCTGCACGCGCGGCTGGTGGTGCGCGGCATGCGCAAGCGCCTGAAGGAAGGCCGCCGGGTCATCTGA
- a CDS encoding TetR/AcrR family transcriptional regulator: protein MTETSVDSILDAARAQFLRTGVRRTSGDDIARSAGVNRATLYRRVGTKDEIVRQTYLHETQRVLAVIEKATGPVPPPGETGFDPVAYVERFLTVTITQVRDNPLLQQLLEIDRDETLLGLTLNAGETLTLSSMLVADRIRSLRAYVGNTDVDDIDDLAGTLARLTQSLLLTPDAPPRLDSKERMRTYARRVIAPMILGR from the coding sequence GTGACCGAGACCTCCGTCGACAGCATCCTGGATGCGGCTCGCGCGCAGTTCCTGCGCACCGGCGTACGGCGGACCAGCGGGGACGACATCGCGCGCAGTGCCGGGGTCAACCGGGCGACGCTGTACCGCCGCGTCGGCACCAAGGACGAGATCGTGCGCCAGACCTACCTGCACGAGACCCAGCGGGTCCTCGCCGTCATCGAGAAGGCGACCGGGCCGGTTCCCCCACCCGGTGAGACCGGCTTCGATCCGGTCGCGTACGTCGAGCGCTTCCTCACCGTCACGATCACCCAGGTTCGCGACAACCCGCTGCTGCAGCAGCTCCTCGAGATCGACCGCGACGAGACGCTGCTCGGCCTGACGCTCAACGCGGGCGAGACGCTGACGCTGTCCTCGATGCTGGTCGCCGACCGGATCCGGAGCCTGCGTGCGTACGTCGGGAACACCGATGTGGACGACATCGACGACCTCGCCGGGACGCTCGCGCGACTGACGCAGTCACTGCTGCTGACTCCCGATGCTCCACCGCGGCTGGACAGCAAGGAACGGATGCGGACATACGCCCGCAGGGTGATCGCGCCGATGATCCTCGGTCGCTAG
- a CDS encoding PepSY domain-containing protein, with translation MTTTSLDPANPEVPAPPGTKQRRPAPAGLFRAFWRWHFYASFLVIPVFALLAATGLIYLFRFQIEPLLHADVMRVSVPADQRYQSMSTMLTAVEARYPDAEIGLVREGRDPDDAYAFAITRPDGSTTDVFVDPWRAEVLGSLNPDTTLSGYAIRLHGDLMAGRWGDGLIEVAACWAIVMALTGYYLFVSGRKARLRRKAKKVAGAALRHRHGLIGAVAGVGLLFMVLTGLPWTGFWGAKVQSFATDHGSSMWSLDPGAQSKPGSALDESLPHSHAVEVPWAQGDTKIPGSAPAEEGASVATVDTAVVVAEKEGLKHPMSIVLPTGDSGVFSVMGDAFSHPSDERTVHVDRFSGKVRADYGFEDYPLLAKAVSQGIGLHEGRSLGLVSFWGAALFCLAVLTLCVTGPLMWWRRRPKGAGSVGAPRGRMPLRSTWWLVGGLVVLGVLLPLFGVTLVAVLLLDQLVLRRVPALRAAFDSA, from the coding sequence GTGACCACGACATCACTCGACCCTGCAAACCCCGAGGTGCCCGCCCCGCCGGGCACCAAGCAACGACGACCCGCTCCGGCCGGTCTGTTCCGCGCCTTCTGGCGCTGGCACTTCTACGCCTCCTTCCTGGTCATCCCGGTCTTCGCGCTGCTGGCGGCGACCGGGCTGATCTACCTGTTCCGCTTCCAGATCGAGCCGCTGCTGCACGCCGACGTCATGCGGGTCTCCGTACCGGCCGACCAGCGCTACCAGTCGATGTCGACGATGCTGACCGCCGTCGAGGCGAGGTACCCGGACGCAGAGATCGGCCTGGTCCGGGAAGGCCGCGACCCCGACGACGCGTACGCCTTCGCGATCACCCGACCCGACGGATCGACCACCGACGTCTTCGTCGACCCGTGGCGCGCCGAGGTGCTGGGCTCGCTGAACCCCGACACCACCCTGTCCGGATATGCCATCAGGCTGCACGGCGACCTGATGGCCGGTCGGTGGGGTGACGGCCTGATCGAGGTGGCCGCCTGCTGGGCCATCGTGATGGCCCTGACCGGCTACTACCTGTTCGTGTCGGGTCGCAAGGCGCGGCTGAGACGCAAGGCCAAGAAGGTGGCCGGTGCAGCGCTGCGCCACCGGCACGGTCTGATCGGGGCCGTGGCCGGAGTCGGGCTCCTGTTCATGGTGCTCACCGGGCTTCCGTGGACCGGCTTCTGGGGTGCGAAGGTGCAGTCCTTCGCGACCGACCACGGGAGCTCGATGTGGAGCCTCGATCCCGGAGCGCAGTCGAAGCCCGGGTCCGCGCTGGACGAGTCGCTGCCGCACAGCCACGCCGTGGAGGTGCCGTGGGCCCAGGGCGACACGAAGATCCCCGGGTCTGCGCCGGCGGAGGAGGGCGCGTCGGTCGCCACGGTCGACACCGCCGTGGTCGTCGCCGAGAAGGAGGGGCTGAAGCACCCGATGTCGATCGTCCTGCCGACCGGCGACTCCGGGGTCTTCTCGGTGATGGGAGACGCCTTCAGCCATCCGAGTGACGAGCGCACGGTGCACGTCGACCGGTTCTCGGGGAAGGTCCGCGCCGACTACGGCTTCGAGGACTACCCCTTGCTGGCCAAGGCCGTGTCGCAGGGGATCGGCCTGCACGAGGGCCGCAGCCTCGGGCTGGTCAGCTTCTGGGGCGCCGCACTCTTCTGCCTCGCAGTGCTGACGCTCTGCGTCACCGGTCCGCTGATGTGGTGGCGCCGTCGACCGAAGGGGGCGGGCTCGGTGGGAGCGCCTCGGGGCCGGATGCCGCTGAGGTCGACCTGGTGGCTGGTCGGCGGTCTCGTCGTGCTCGGCGTCCTGCTGCCGCTGTTCGGGGTCACGCTGGTCGCGGTGCTCCTGCTCGACCAGCTCGTCCTGCGCCGGGTCCCGGCGTTGCGGGCGGCGTTCGACTCCGCGTGA